The Peribacillus simplex genome contains a region encoding:
- the tagD gene encoding glycerol-3-phosphate cytidylyltransferase, producing the protein MKKVITYGTFDLLHWGHINLLKRAKDLGDYLIVAISTDEFNALKDKKAYHSFENRKMILESIRYVDEVIPEDNWEQKREDIVREGVDIFVMGDDWKGQFDELSEVCEVVYLPRTIGISTSQIKDDLLQVTNG; encoded by the coding sequence ATGAAGAAAGTAATCACTTACGGAACCTTTGATTTGCTTCATTGGGGCCATATCAATCTATTAAAACGCGCTAAAGATTTAGGGGATTATCTGATCGTTGCCATTTCAACGGATGAATTCAATGCTTTAAAAGATAAAAAAGCTTATCATAGCTTTGAAAACAGAAAAATGATCCTTGAATCAATCCGTTATGTGGATGAAGTTATACCTGAAGACAATTGGGAACAAAAGAGGGAAGACATCGTTCGTGAAGGTGTGGATATTTTTGTAATGGGTGATGACTGGAAAGGCCAATTCGATGAATTATCCGAAGTTTGTGAAGTGGTCTACCTTCCAAGAACGATCGGCATTTCGACTTCCCAAATTAAAGATGACCTTTTACAAGTTACAAATGGCTAA